The stretch of DNA GGCGTCCTTCAGGCGCTTGGTGAGCGTCGCGTCGTACGGCGGGATCCAGCCTTCGAGGATCTTCGAACCGACGGTCGTGGGGATGCCCTCGGTGGTGAAGATGTCCTTGAGCGCGAGCGGCACGCCGGCCAGCGGGCCGAGCTTCTCGCCGCGCGCGCGCTTCTCGTCGACGGCGTGGGCCTGGGCGAGCGCGCCCTCGCGGTCGACGTGCAGGAAGGCGTGCACCTTCTCGTCGACGGCCTCGATCCGGGCCAGGTGGGCCTCGGTGACCTCGACGGCCGTCAGCTCGCCGGAGGCGATCTTCTCGGCGGTCTCGGCGGCGGTGAGCCTGATGATGCTGTTCATGTCCGTCACGGCTGTCACTCCTCACCCAGGATCTGCGGCACCTTGAAACGCTGCTGCTCCTGGGCCGGGGCGCCGGAGAGCGCCTGCTCGGAGGTGAGCGACGGACGGACCTCGTCCGCGCGCATGACGTTGGTCAGCGGCAGCGGGTGGGAGGTCGGCGGTACGTCTTGGTCGGCGACCTCGCTGACGCGGGCCACCGCGCCGATGATGTCGTCGAGCTGTCCCGCGAGGTGGTCGAGTTCCTCGGGCTTCAGCTCCAGACGCGCCAGCCGGGCGAGGTGGGCGACCTCCTCGCGCGTGATGCCAGGCATGCAGCGATCCTCTGGGGTGAGTGTGTGTGCTTTGGCTCAATCCTATGGGGCGGGGCGGGGTGGCCGTGAAACGGTTTGCCGGACCCCGCCCCACGGGTCCGGCGTTCAGCGGCGCGCGTCCCAGGCCCGGCTGCTCAGGAAGTGGTTGTCGTACAGGTCCTGCACCTCCAGCAGGCTCTCCGGGGTGACCTCGCCCAGGCGGATGCGCTGGAGGTGGCGGAAGTACGCGAAGCGCTCGACGCCCGGCGTGATGACGATGAGGAGGTCGGCCCCGCGGCCGGGGGCGG from Streptomyces sp. 6-11-2 encodes:
- the gatC gene encoding Asp-tRNA(Asn)/Glu-tRNA(Gln) amidotransferase subunit GatC, producing MPGITREEVAHLARLARLELKPEELDHLAGQLDDIIGAVARVSEVADQDVPPTSHPLPLTNVMRADEVRPSLTSEQALSGAPAQEQQRFKVPQILGEE